The genome window TATTTTGGAAAATCCAAATCTTTTTTCGAATTTTAATTGGTTCAAGCCCTCGCTGGTGCATTTAATGTCTTGTAAGCCTCGAAAGCCAATGTGCTCACGTGCTCACTGATGGTGGTGGAGATTGTCATAATGTCTCCCATAAGGAGCATCGTCTCTCCCTTTCCGACCTCTGTGATGAGACTCAAAAGGCAGTTGATTTCATCCTTAAGCGTCTCGGCTTTCTTTATCAGCGGTGTTGGCGGCTCGACCTTGACCTCTTCCTTCTTCTCACCAGACTGAGAAGCAATACACTTCTCAACAGCCTTCGGCACTCTCGGCTTCGGGAGGTTGCAGATGATGTTCTTCTCCTTCAATGCGAGAAGCCAGCGTCTGCCTCGCTCCGTCCAAAGAGGTCGTCTTGTGTACTTGCCCTTGATGACGTGTGTAGTCACCTCAGTTAGCTGATAGGTGGAGTAGGGACTTGTCAGCATCCACTCATAACCCTGGTTGAACGCAAGGCCAACCTCCTTCAGCTCTTCGTACAACTTCTGTGCGCTGCTCATGCCCAACTCCTTCGCCATCTGCGTAGTGGAATAGACACCCTTTGTCATGTCGCACTTCTGCACTCTCTTGAAGCATTCATCGATTCTCTCCTGGAGATCACCAGTGATTTCCTTCTGTCTTGTTAACCACTCCTGGTCCTTTTTAACTTCGACCAGCATTTCCTTTGCGAACTCTTTCAAGCTCATGTCTGCGTTTGTTGCCATAAGAATCTGTTTAAGCAACCATCGAGCTCATTTAATAAAGAAGGGCAGCCGCTCATTACGCCCTCAGATTCACCTCTGCTAGCGTCCCAGCTTCGGCAGGTCGTAACATTGCAGTTGCCCTATTTAGTAGGCTCTTAGACAAAATTACTACCTTTATCCTATATGCAAAGGTACGAAAATTTTGTCAGATTACCAAATCTTTTAACCTAAATTACGAATTTAATTTATTGGAAATCAGAGAGTTAGATTTGAGGTAAGCGATAAACTTATCAAGCATTCTTGACGTTCGCTCTCTAATATCCGTTTCTGTAAAATCTGTCAACGTCTGTGACAGCATTCGTAATTCGTGTATCTTAGTTCCAATCCTCTCGCCTGTGGATTTGAACTCACCATTATAATACTTAATCTTGTCAGCAAATCTGTAATCGGATGCCCGGATATTAACTCTTCGCTCCAATACCGATTTGTTTCCCAGCATTTCAAGAACCTCGTCACTCGACAATCCACCTTCCTTGACTTGTCTGTTCCTTGGGAAGATATGCTCAATATCATATACCGCGTCAAGAGGAAGCAA of Segatella copri contains these proteins:
- a CDS encoding phage antirepressor KilAC domain-containing protein, which codes for MATNADMSLKEFAKEMLVEVKKDQEWLTRQKEITGDLQERIDECFKRVQKCDMTKGVYSTTQMAKELGMSSAQKLYEELKEVGLAFNQGYEWMLTSPYSTYQLTEVTTHVIKGKYTRRPLWTERGRRWLLALKEKNIICNLPKPRVPKAVEKCIASQSGEKKEEVKVEPPTPLIKKAETLKDEINCLLSLITEVGKGETMLLMGDIMTISTTISEHVSTLAFEAYKTLNAPARA